The Achromobacter deleyi genome has a window encoding:
- a CDS encoding ABC transporter ATP-binding protein, with amino-acid sequence MNPQPNSQVPVLELRDLRTEFRIGGAWHAAVRDVSLQVARNETLAVVGESGSGKSVTALSVLRLLPEAGARHGGGQILLDGADLAPLSEKQMMKLRGESVAMIFQEPMTSLNPTMTVGDQIAEAIRQHRRLSWAEARRLALEVLEEVKIPAAARRFDDYPHQFSGGMRQRVMIAMALACKPRVLLADEPTTALDVTIQAQILSLLSELKAAHGMAVLFITHNLGVVAQIADRVAVMYAGEVVETADVQTLFARPTHPYTEALLRAMPRVDADSAVLESIPGGVPAITAMPPGCAFAPRCRLKEARCEAARPRLSRIGDSHEVRCVVRAEPQGDKA; translated from the coding sequence ATGAATCCACAACCGAACTCCCAAGTCCCCGTGCTGGAACTGCGCGACCTGCGCACCGAGTTCCGTATCGGCGGCGCCTGGCACGCCGCGGTGCGCGATGTCTCGCTGCAGGTCGCGCGCAATGAGACGCTGGCCGTCGTGGGCGAATCGGGCAGCGGCAAGAGCGTGACCGCCCTGTCCGTGTTGCGCCTGCTGCCGGAGGCCGGCGCTCGCCATGGCGGCGGGCAGATCCTGCTGGACGGCGCCGATCTGGCGCCGCTGTCCGAAAAGCAGATGATGAAACTGCGGGGCGAGTCCGTCGCCATGATTTTCCAGGAGCCCATGACCTCGCTGAACCCCACGATGACCGTGGGAGACCAGATCGCCGAGGCCATCCGCCAGCATCGCCGCCTGTCGTGGGCCGAGGCCCGCCGGCTGGCGCTCGAAGTGCTGGAGGAAGTGAAGATACCCGCGGCCGCCAGGCGCTTCGACGACTATCCGCATCAGTTCTCGGGAGGCATGCGCCAGCGCGTCATGATCGCGATGGCGCTGGCCTGCAAGCCCCGCGTGCTGCTGGCCGACGAGCCGACGACGGCGCTGGACGTCACCATCCAGGCGCAGATCCTCAGCCTGCTGTCGGAGCTGAAGGCGGCGCACGGCATGGCGGTCCTGTTCATCACTCACAATCTGGGCGTGGTGGCGCAGATCGCGGACCGCGTGGCGGTCATGTATGCCGGCGAAGTTGTCGAGACCGCCGACGTTCAGACGCTGTTCGCCCGGCCCACGCATCCCTACACCGAGGCGTTGTTGCGCGCGATGCCGCGCGTGGACGCCGACAGCGCGGTGCTGGAATCCATTCCCGGCGGCGTGCCGGCCATTACCGCGATGCCTCCGGGCTGTGCCTTCGCGCCGCGCTGCCGGCTGAAGGAGGCGCGCTGCGAGGCCGCGCGGCCCAGGCTGAGCCGCATCGGCGATTCGCATGAGGTGCGCTGCGTGGTGCGCGCCGAACCGCAAGGGGACAAGGCATGA
- a CDS encoding NAD(P)/FAD-dependent oxidoreductase, with protein sequence MKREFDVVVIGAGPAGMSAAIGLRGQGLSVLVVDEQPAPGGQIWRAVEAVAPTPTGKLLGTEYRAGAGLAGRFRECGAIYQPQTQVWQIEPGWHVYMTRDGQAEAVRAQNIVLALGAQERPAPFPGWTLPGVLTVGAAQILLKTSRQVPSDPVWVAGSGPLPLLYMAQLLRVGGKIAGWLDTSPPGGWRRALPWAGAALAGWGDVSKGLAWLREIKAAGVRRVRGVTGLRALGDGRLQEVEYTADGKTARAPASVLLSHEGVVPSIHMTRALECDHTWNPAQACLEPDLDEWGQTSRPGVYVAGDGAGIGGAQAACVRGELVAVGIAQRAARLTSHAAVALAAPLREKLSGLLRLRPMLDALYPPRAGIFSPPDDTIVCRCEELTAGDIRKAAAIGQPGPNQIKSYTRAGMGPCQGRQCGYTVAHILAAEQNRPVAEVGFYRIRPPLKPLTLGELASLDIEEEKA encoded by the coding sequence ATGAAACGCGAATTCGATGTCGTGGTGATCGGCGCGGGCCCCGCCGGCATGAGCGCGGCCATCGGCCTGCGCGGCCAGGGCCTGTCAGTCTTGGTCGTGGACGAGCAGCCCGCGCCGGGTGGCCAGATCTGGCGCGCGGTCGAGGCCGTGGCGCCCACGCCCACCGGCAAGCTGCTGGGCACTGAATACCGCGCGGGCGCCGGCCTGGCCGGGCGCTTTCGCGAATGCGGGGCGATCTACCAGCCGCAGACGCAGGTCTGGCAGATCGAGCCCGGCTGGCATGTCTACATGACGCGCGACGGCCAGGCCGAGGCGGTGCGCGCCCAGAACATCGTGCTGGCGCTGGGCGCGCAGGAACGGCCCGCGCCATTCCCGGGCTGGACCCTGCCTGGCGTCCTGACCGTGGGCGCGGCGCAAATCCTGTTGAAGACCTCGCGCCAGGTGCCGTCCGACCCTGTCTGGGTGGCGGGCAGCGGTCCCTTGCCGCTGCTGTACATGGCGCAGCTCTTGCGGGTGGGCGGCAAGATCGCCGGCTGGCTGGATACCTCGCCGCCGGGCGGCTGGCGGCGGGCCTTGCCCTGGGCAGGTGCGGCGCTGGCGGGGTGGGGCGACGTCTCCAAGGGGCTGGCCTGGCTGCGCGAGATCAAGGCCGCCGGCGTCAGGCGCGTGCGCGGCGTGACGGGCCTGCGCGCGCTGGGCGACGGCCGCTTGCAGGAAGTGGAATACACGGCCGACGGCAAGACCGCGCGCGCGCCGGCCAGCGTGCTGCTCTCGCACGAAGGCGTGGTGCCGTCCATACACATGACCCGCGCGCTGGAATGCGATCACACCTGGAACCCGGCGCAGGCCTGCCTGGAGCCGGACCTGGACGAATGGGGGCAGACCAGCCGGCCTGGCGTCTATGTGGCGGGCGACGGCGCCGGGATCGGTGGCGCGCAGGCCGCCTGCGTGCGGGGCGAACTGGTCGCGGTGGGCATCGCCCAGCGCGCCGCGCGCCTGACGTCGCATGCGGCGGTGGCGCTGGCGGCGCCGCTGCGCGAAAAGCTGTCGGGGCTGCTGCGCCTGCGTCCCATGCTGGACGCGCTGTATCCGCCGCGCGCGGGCATTTTTTCCCCGCCCGACGACACCATCGTCTGCCGCTGCGAGGAACTGACCGCGGGCGACATCCGCAAGGCGGCCGCCATCGGCCAGCCCGGGCCCAATCAGATCAAGTCGTACACGCGCGCCGGCATGGGACCGTGCCAGGGGCGCCAGTGCGGCTACACGGTGGCGCACATCCTTGCGGCCGAGCAAAACCGGCCGGTCGCGGAGGTGGGCTTCTATCGCATTCGTCCGCCGCTCAAGCCCCTGACCCTGGGCGAACTGGCGTCGCTGGACATCGAGGAAGAAAAAGCATGA
- a CDS encoding (2Fe-2S)-binding protein, with the protein MFRKLHESGAPALTLTIDGESVRAEPGETVAAVLLRQQTPASRTTPVHESPRAPYCMMGVCFDCLAIVDGVASTQTCLVTVREGMRVERQFGRRSVMP; encoded by the coding sequence ATGTTCAGAAAGCTGCATGAGTCCGGCGCACCCGCGCTGACGCTCACTATCGACGGCGAGTCCGTCCGCGCCGAACCCGGCGAAACCGTGGCGGCCGTGCTGCTGCGCCAGCAGACGCCGGCCAGCCGGACGACGCCGGTGCACGAAAGCCCGCGCGCGCCTTATTGCATGATGGGCGTGTGCTTCGACTGCCTGGCCATCGTGGATGGCGTGGCGTCCACCCAGACCTGTCTGGTCACGGTGCGCGAAGGGATGCGCGTGGAACGCCAGTTCGGCCGCCGGAGCGTGATGCCATGA
- a CDS encoding ABC transporter ATP-binding protein — MSDLLQVRNLVKRFESGGGWLGGERQIVRAVNDVSFSVARGQSLGLVGESGCGKSTVARTLLRLIEPDEGSIVFDGQDIRRASASAMRALRRRIQIVFQDPYASLNPRRTVRQALAEPLFVHKQGDARQIAAKVEQAITEVGLPLSALDRYPHEFSGGQRQRIGIARALVLDPELIVADEPVSALDVSVQAQILQLMDRLKRDRGLSFVFVSHDLGVVRHFCDTVCVMYLGRIIEHGPTARVLDQPLHPYSRVLRDSSPVPDPQARIRLSKIEGEIPAPTHLPPGCTFHPRCARAQADCMTSVPALAGRRGGRAVACFHPLEEEVAVPA; from the coding sequence ATGAGCGACCTTCTGCAAGTGCGCAACCTGGTCAAGCGCTTCGAGAGCGGCGGCGGCTGGCTGGGCGGGGAAAGGCAGATCGTGCGGGCCGTGAACGACGTGTCGTTCAGCGTCGCGCGCGGCCAGTCGCTAGGGCTGGTGGGGGAATCCGGCTGCGGCAAGTCCACCGTGGCCCGCACCCTGTTGCGCCTGATCGAACCGGACGAGGGCAGCATTGTTTTTGACGGGCAGGATATCCGCCGGGCCAGCGCCAGCGCCATGCGCGCGCTGCGCCGGCGTATTCAGATCGTGTTCCAGGATCCCTACGCGTCCCTCAATCCGCGCCGCACCGTGCGCCAGGCGCTGGCCGAGCCGCTGTTCGTGCACAAGCAGGGCGACGCGCGCCAGATCGCCGCCAAGGTGGAGCAGGCCATTACCGAGGTCGGCCTGCCGCTGTCGGCGCTGGACCGCTATCCGCATGAATTCTCCGGCGGGCAGCGCCAGCGCATCGGCATCGCGCGCGCGCTGGTGCTGGATCCGGAACTGATCGTGGCCGATGAGCCGGTGTCGGCGCTGGATGTGTCGGTGCAGGCACAGATCCTGCAACTGATGGACCGCCTGAAGCGCGATCGCGGCCTGTCGTTCGTATTCGTCTCCCACGACCTGGGAGTGGTACGGCACTTCTGCGACACCGTTTGCGTCATGTACCTCGGCCGTATCATCGAACACGGCCCGACCGCGCGGGTGCTGGACCAGCCGCTGCATCCATACAGCCGCGTACTGCGCGATTCGTCGCCCGTGCCGGACCCGCAAGCCCGCATCAGGCTGTCGAAGATCGAAGGCGAGATCCCGGCGCCGACGCACCTGCCGCCCGGCTGCACCTTCCACCCGCGCTGCGCGCGCGCGCAGGCGGATTGCATGACAAGCGTGCCGGCGTTGGCGGGCAGGCGAGGCGGGCGGGCGGTGGCCTGCTTTCACCCGCTGGAGGAGGAAGTCGCGGTGCCGGCCTAG
- a CDS encoding NAD(P)/FAD-dependent oxidoreductase, with amino-acid sequence MSARSCDVIVIGGGLHGLSAALQVARQGKRVVVIERHWVGRHASGATAAGVRTLNRDLGELDLSLEAMDMWHDMNSLVGDDCGFHANGQICVAETPAALAALQARVSGLRASGYTHEELIGPDELRRLLPELSHHCLGASIARRDGAADPHRALRAFRHSAEAAGVTIIEHCGVNGLERAGQDWRALTDSGAWTAPFVINAAGAWSARIAAMVGDDIPLATKSSMMMVSERLRPFIKPVVAIMGRSLSFKQSDQGTLVIGGGLQGIPDLDRETSTARMRVLAKGAHAATDLFPAVRDIRIVRVWAGLEAKTDDMLPVVGPSPNAPGVLHAFGFSGHGFELVPVVGAALTDLVMRGQTARAIGNLQARRLMQPPAAAPSGAAPSGAEPSGADQSPSEQLS; translated from the coding sequence ATGAGCGCGCGCAGCTGCGATGTGATCGTGATCGGCGGCGGCTTGCATGGCTTGTCGGCGGCGCTGCAGGTGGCGCGCCAGGGCAAGCGGGTCGTGGTGATCGAGCGCCACTGGGTCGGGCGGCACGCGTCGGGCGCCACGGCGGCGGGCGTGCGCACGCTCAACCGCGACCTGGGCGAACTGGACCTGTCGCTGGAAGCCATGGACATGTGGCACGACATGAACTCGCTGGTGGGCGACGACTGCGGCTTTCATGCGAACGGGCAGATCTGCGTGGCCGAGACGCCCGCCGCGCTGGCCGCGCTGCAGGCCCGCGTGAGCGGCCTGCGCGCCAGCGGCTACACGCATGAGGAACTGATCGGCCCGGACGAGCTGCGGCGCCTGCTGCCGGAACTGAGCCACCATTGCCTGGGCGCATCGATCGCGCGGCGCGATGGCGCGGCCGATCCCCACCGCGCCTTGCGCGCGTTTCGCCACAGCGCCGAGGCCGCGGGCGTGACCATCATCGAACACTGTGGCGTCAACGGGCTGGAACGCGCGGGGCAGGACTGGCGCGCGCTGACGGACTCGGGCGCCTGGACCGCGCCCTTCGTGATCAATGCGGCCGGCGCCTGGTCCGCGCGCATCGCCGCCATGGTGGGCGACGACATTCCGCTGGCGACCAAGTCGTCGATGATGATGGTCAGCGAACGGCTGCGCCCGTTCATCAAGCCGGTCGTCGCCATCATGGGCCGTTCGCTGTCGTTCAAGCAATCGGATCAGGGCACGCTGGTGATCGGAGGCGGCCTGCAAGGCATCCCCGACCTGGACCGCGAGACCTCGACGGCCCGCATGCGCGTGCTGGCCAAGGGCGCGCATGCCGCGACCGACCTGTTCCCGGCCGTGCGCGACATCCGCATCGTGCGGGTGTGGGCTGGCCTGGAAGCGAAGACGGATGACATGCTGCCTGTCGTCGGGCCGTCGCCCAACGCGCCCGGGGTGCTCCATGCCTTCGGCTTCTCGGGGCATGGCTTCGAGCTGGTGCCCGTCGTGGGCGCGGCGCTGACGGACCTGGTGATGCGCGGGCAGACCGCCCGCGCCATCGGCAATCTGCAGGCCCGGCGCCTGATGCAGCCGCCCGCCGCCGCGCCTTCGGGTGCCGCGCCGTCGGGCGCCGAACCTTCGGGTGCCGACCAATCGCCATCGGAGCAATTGTCATGA
- a CDS encoding ABC transporter permease — MSAVAAVPSARPNALWQALSRNRLSWVGIGLLLLIVLAAVLAPWLAPHDPLQQNIAYRLEPPSGEFWLGTDSYGRDVLSRLIYGARVSLLVGFVAILIAMCIGSALGILAGYVGGLVDQLIMGLVDVLLSFPTLLLGLMVAAMLGASLENLIIAIAITEIAPFVRVARAPTIALKQRDFVEAGRALGYGPMRLMGVHILPNMVSDVVVLGSLWMASAIRTEASLSFIGLGVPPPAATWGSMIREGFENILDAWWLTVFPSVAILLTVLALNLLGDALRDAIDPKLRSERS; from the coding sequence ATGAGCGCCGTCGCCGCCGTCCCGTCCGCCCGTCCCAACGCCTTGTGGCAGGCCCTGTCCAGGAACCGTCTGTCCTGGGTGGGCATCGGCCTGCTGCTGCTGATCGTGCTGGCCGCCGTGCTGGCGCCCTGGCTGGCCCCGCACGATCCGCTGCAGCAGAACATCGCCTACCGGCTGGAGCCGCCCTCCGGGGAATTCTGGCTGGGCACCGACAGCTACGGACGCGACGTGTTGTCGCGCCTGATCTACGGCGCCCGCGTGTCCTTGCTGGTGGGCTTTGTCGCCATCCTGATCGCCATGTGCATCGGATCGGCGCTGGGCATCCTGGCGGGCTATGTGGGCGGGCTGGTCGACCAGCTCATCATGGGCCTGGTCGACGTGCTGCTGTCCTTTCCCACCTTGCTGCTGGGGCTGATGGTGGCCGCCATGCTGGGCGCCAGCCTGGAAAACCTGATCATCGCGATCGCCATCACCGAGATCGCGCCTTTCGTGCGGGTGGCGCGCGCGCCGACCATCGCCCTGAAGCAGCGCGACTTCGTGGAAGCGGGCAGGGCGCTGGGGTACGGCCCGATGCGGCTGATGGGCGTGCACATCCTGCCGAACATGGTGTCGGACGTGGTGGTGCTGGGATCGCTGTGGATGGCGTCCGCCATCCGCACCGAGGCCTCGCTGAGCTTCATCGGCCTGGGCGTGCCGCCGCCGGCCGCCACCTGGGGCAGCATGATCCGCGAAGGCTTCGAGAACATCCTGGACGCCTGGTGGCTCACGGTGTTTCCCAGCGTTGCCATCCTGTTGACGGTGCTGGCGCTGAATCTGCTGGGCGACGCCTTGCGCGACGCCATCGATCCCAAGCTGCGTTCGGAGCGTTCATGA
- a CDS encoding MarC family NAAT transporter — protein sequence MTDELIQLGKLISLGMALMLPLANPLTSMTLLLSLGQQIPYKERQRQVAQAAFYVVGIMVVTYYAGALLMHTFGISIPGLRIAGGLIVVSIGFSMLFPSDQPRGLEAEAAADAQERQVPNIAFVPLALPGTAGPGTIAMIISGAASMDTAIKPDYAPWVVAVTPVIVFSLLGLVFWVCLHWAGRIVAVIGKSGVEAISRVMGFLLVCMGVQFVINGVLEIISKYPAV from the coding sequence ATGACCGACGAATTGATCCAATTGGGCAAGCTGATCAGCCTGGGAATGGCGCTGATGCTGCCGCTGGCCAATCCGCTGACCTCGATGACGCTGCTGCTGTCGCTGGGCCAGCAGATTCCCTACAAGGAACGACAGCGCCAGGTGGCCCAGGCGGCGTTCTACGTGGTCGGCATCATGGTGGTGACGTATTACGCAGGCGCGCTGCTCATGCACACCTTCGGCATCTCCATTCCGGGGCTGCGCATCGCGGGCGGGCTGATCGTGGTCAGCATCGGTTTCAGCATGCTGTTCCCGTCGGACCAGCCCCGCGGCCTGGAAGCGGAAGCGGCCGCCGATGCCCAGGAGCGGCAAGTCCCCAATATCGCATTCGTGCCCCTGGCGCTGCCGGGTACGGCGGGGCCGGGCACGATCGCGATGATCATCAGTGGCGCGGCGTCGATGGATACGGCCATCAAGCCGGACTATGCGCCGTGGGTGGTGGCCGTGACGCCGGTCATCGTCTTTTCCTTGCTGGGCCTGGTGTTCTGGGTCTGCCTGCATTGGGCCGGCCGCATCGTGGCGGTGATCGGCAAGAGCGGCGTCGAGGCCATCTCGCGCGTCATGGGCTTTCTGCTGGTGTGCATGGGCGTGCAGTTCGTCATCAACGGCGTCCTGGAAATCATCAGCAAGTATCCCGCCGTCTGA
- a CDS encoding ABC transporter permease yields MTRYAIKRLLLAIPTLLAMLTAVFVLVRLVPGDPAAVMLGDQASAEALAALRLRLGLDLPTHVQYLRFLGDMLTGDFGVSMASGRTVLQEVALVLPWTLQLTAAAIVIGVVFGLPMGIWAALRRNAWPDYLGRLLSLTGLSFPAFVSAILMLLVFAIQLRWFPVIGSTGSGDWTTQLRGLVLPAFNLGLIMMAYVMRVTRSSMLGVMGEDYVRTARAKGVRPLRLILRHGLRNALIPIVTVVGLYFGTLIGNSVLTEIVFNRPGLGKLILGALNSRDYTLLQGLMVVFASCVIVVNLLTDLVYGLVDPRVKYK; encoded by the coding sequence ATGACGCGCTACGCCATCAAGCGCCTGCTGCTGGCTATCCCCACCTTGCTCGCGATGCTGACGGCGGTGTTCGTCCTGGTGCGCCTGGTGCCGGGCGACCCCGCCGCCGTGATGCTGGGCGACCAGGCCAGCGCCGAGGCCCTGGCCGCCCTGCGACTGCGCCTGGGGCTGGACCTGCCCACCCATGTGCAGTACCTGCGCTTCCTGGGGGACATGCTGACTGGCGATTTCGGCGTGTCGATGGCCAGCGGCCGCACGGTGCTGCAGGAAGTGGCGCTGGTGCTGCCCTGGACCTTGCAACTGACGGCCGCCGCCATTGTGATCGGTGTGGTGTTCGGTCTGCCCATGGGCATCTGGGCGGCGTTGCGTCGCAATGCCTGGCCTGACTACCTGGGCCGCCTGCTGTCCCTGACCGGGCTGTCGTTTCCCGCGTTCGTGTCGGCCATCCTGATGCTGCTGGTGTTCGCGATCCAGCTGCGGTGGTTCCCGGTGATCGGTTCCACCGGGTCGGGTGACTGGACCACGCAGCTGCGCGGCCTGGTGCTGCCCGCCTTCAACCTGGGCCTCATCATGATGGCCTACGTCATGCGGGTCACGCGTTCGTCGATGCTGGGCGTGATGGGAGAAGACTATGTGCGCACCGCGCGCGCCAAGGGGGTGCGGCCATTGCGGCTGATCCTTCGCCATGGCCTGCGCAATGCGCTGATTCCCATCGTGACCGTGGTCGGCCTGTACTTCGGCACGCTGATCGGCAACTCGGTGCTGACCGAAATCGTCTTCAACCGTCCCGGCCTGGGCAAGCTGATCCTGGGCGCGCTCAACAGCCGCGACTACACGCTGCTGCAGGGGCTGATGGTGGTGTTTGCGTCGTGTGTGATTGTCGTCAATCTGCTGACCGACCTGGTGTATGGGCTGGTCGATCCTAGGGTGAAATACAAATGA